One genomic region from Esox lucius isolate fEsoLuc1 chromosome 24, fEsoLuc1.pri, whole genome shotgun sequence encodes:
- the LOC105029500 gene encoding merozoite surface protein CMZ-8 isoform X1 has translation MTTVRIAVLTLLLASLQLHATASNGNADSALPSMVTIPNFPDNVTTEGNGTVPATTNGPTTVTAISISPTTAPKPTGKEEKNIMIKSTESSETMRTVTSTVVQVTSPKVQVTSPMVPVTSPKVPVTSPMVPVTSPKDPVTSPEVSVTSSTTKTTNTFGQHDGRGISTPGWDKNLLWIILAVLFVVAVVIIVKFRCMKVHNHTDVTDNGTENASFQSRPESSRDGVMLLGVKSSGGEDNGMFSHQKLLQDEREAVPFNLNTGQRSLTT, from the exons ATGACGACTGTTAGGATAGCCGTCCTCACCCTTCTTCTAGCCTCGCTCCAGCTCCACGCAACAG CAAGTAATGGAAACGCAGACAGTGCATTGCCCTCCATGGTGACTATTCCCAACTTCCCTGATAACGTAACCACAGAGGGGAATGGAACCGTCCCTGCGACCACTAATG GGCCAACAACCGTCACGGccatctccatctcccccaCAACAGCTCCAAAGCCGACtggaaaagaagaaaagaacatCATGATCAAATCCACAGAATCttctgaga CAATGAGAACGGTCACATCAACAGTGGTCCAGGTTACATCACCAAAGGTCCAAGTCACATCACCAATGGTCCCTGTTACATCACCAAAGGTCCCAGTCACATCACCAATGGTCCCGGTTACATCACCAAAGGACCCAGTCACATCACCAGAGGTCTCAGTCACATCATCAACAACGAAAACCACTAATACGTTTG gTCAACACGATGGACGTGGAATATCAACACCTGGATGGG ATAAGAATCTGCTGTGGATTATTCTGGCAGTCCTGTTTGTAGTGGCTGTTGTCATTATTGTCAAATTTAGATGCATGAAGGTCCACAATCACACAG ATGTGACTGATAATGGAACTGAGAA TGCCTCTTTCCAAAGCAGGCCAGAGAGCAGTAGAGACGGTGTCATGCTCCTCGGGGTGAAGTCCTCAGGCGGAGAAGATAATGGTATGTTTTCTCACCAGAAG
- the LOC105029500 gene encoding merozoite surface protein CMZ-8 isoform X2, translated as MTTVRIAVLTLLLASLQLHATASNGNADSALPSMVTIPNFPDNVTTEGNGTVPATTNGPTTVTAISISPTTAPKPTGKEEKNIMIKSTESSETMRTVTSTVVQVTSPKVQVTSPMVPVTSPKVPVTSPMVPVTSPKDPVTSPEVSVTSSTTKTTNTFGQHDGRGISTPGWDKNLLWIILAVLFVVAVVIIVKFRCMKVHNHTDVTDNGTENASFQSRPESSRDGVMLLGVKSSGGEDNAAAR; from the exons ATGACGACTGTTAGGATAGCCGTCCTCACCCTTCTTCTAGCCTCGCTCCAGCTCCACGCAACAG CAAGTAATGGAAACGCAGACAGTGCATTGCCCTCCATGGTGACTATTCCCAACTTCCCTGATAACGTAACCACAGAGGGGAATGGAACCGTCCCTGCGACCACTAATG GGCCAACAACCGTCACGGccatctccatctcccccaCAACAGCTCCAAAGCCGACtggaaaagaagaaaagaacatCATGATCAAATCCACAGAATCttctgaga CAATGAGAACGGTCACATCAACAGTGGTCCAGGTTACATCACCAAAGGTCCAAGTCACATCACCAATGGTCCCTGTTACATCACCAAAGGTCCCAGTCACATCACCAATGGTCCCGGTTACATCACCAAAGGACCCAGTCACATCACCAGAGGTCTCAGTCACATCATCAACAACGAAAACCACTAATACGTTTG gTCAACACGATGGACGTGGAATATCAACACCTGGATGGG ATAAGAATCTGCTGTGGATTATTCTGGCAGTCCTGTTTGTAGTGGCTGTTGTCATTATTGTCAAATTTAGATGCATGAAGGTCCACAATCACACAG ATGTGACTGATAATGGAACTGAGAA TGCCTCTTTCCAAAGCAGGCCAGAGAGCAGTAGAGACGGTGTCATGCTCCTCGGGGTGAAGTCCTCAGGCGGAGAAGATAATG